GCCATGGCGCTCATCCCCGGTGTTTCGCGATCCGGTGGCACTATCACCGCCGGCCTCCTGATGGGTTACACCCGCGAAGCCGCGGCACGCTATTCGTTCCTGCTCGCCATCCCGGCCGTGTTCGGCAGTGGCTTGTACCAGCTGTACAAAGTGGTCTCGAAGGATGGCATCACCGGACCGTTCGGCCTGCCGGAGACTGCACTGGCCACCGTCATCGCCCTGGTGGTGGGCTACATCATCATTGGCTGGTTCCTCAAATTTGTCTCCACCCGCAGCTACCGGCTGTTCGTCTGGTACCGGATCCTCCTCGGCCTCGCCCTCTATCTCCTGCTCGGTTTCAATGTCATCAGCGCGTAGAAGTAGGCTTGGGCTGTGAAATCCTGGATCTCCCGCCCTGTTCCTGTGCTGCCCGGCGCCACGCCGGCCATCCGTCTGTTCGATACCGCCCTGGGGCGTGAGGTCAGCCTGCCGGCCAGTGGTGAGCAGTCGATGTACGTCTGCGGCATCACCCCCTATGACGCCACCCACATGGGCCATGCCGCCAGCTACGTGGCGTTCGACCTCCTGAACAGGGTCTGGCGCGACGCCGGCCTTAAGGTCGCTTACGTCCAGAACGTCACCGACGTCGACGACCCCCTGTTGGAGCGCGCCACAGCCACCGGAGTGGACTGGCGTGACCTCGCGGCGAGCCAGATTGAGCTATTCCAGACGGACATGGAAGCCCTCAACGTCATCGCCCCGGACCACTACGTCGGCGCGGTCGAATCCGTGGGCCTGATAGTTCCTGCCATTGAGCGGCTGCTCGAGCTCGGGCTTGCCTACCGCGTGGCCGGCGCCGCAGGAGAGCCCGACGGCGATGTGTACTACGACGTCGAGGCCGCCGGGAAGCAATCAATGGCCCCGGACGCCTGGACCCTGGGTTCGATCTCCCGCCTTGGGGAGGCCGAAATGCTGGAGTTGTTCGCCGAACGCGGTGGCGACCCCGGCAGGGCCGGCAAACATCAGGCCCTGGACCCGTTGCTGTGGCGGGTAGCCCGCGACGGTGAGCCCAGCTGGCCCGGCGGTGAGCTTGGTCAAGGCAGGCCGGGCTGGCACATCGAGTGCACGGTTATTGCCCGGCAGTATCTTCCCGCCCCCTTTACCGTCCAGGGCGGCGGTTCAGACCTGATCTTCCCGCATCACGAGATGGGTGCCGGGCACGCCTATTCGCTGACCGGCGTGCCGCTGGCCCAGCACTACGCCCACGCAGGCATGGTGGGGCTCGACGGTGAAAAGATGAGCAAATCCAAGGGAAACCTGGTGCTGGTCTCCAAGCTCCGGGCAGACGGCGAGGAACCGGCCGCCATCCGGCTGGCCATTCTTGCCCACCACTACCGGTCGGACTGGTCGTGGACTGCCGAGGGCTTCGAAGAAGCCAAAACCAGGCTTGCCACGTGGCGCCAGGCCCTGACGACGGCGCCGGCAGGTTCCGCCGCAAGTCTGATTCGTGACATGCGGTCCGCCCTGTCCGCAGACCTGGACGCCCCGGCGGCACTGGCAGCGGTAGACCGGTGGGCCGAAAGCGCCGTTGCGGCAGCGGGTCCCGGCTGCCAGCAGGATCAAGCCCTGGTGAGCGACGCCGTCGAGGCACTGCTCGGCGTCGTTCTCTGATTCCAACCCGTGATTGCCACAGTGACCGCGGCAGCGGCACGGCCACTGTGGCTCCGCTTTAGGGTTTGTCGCGGCCCCGGCGTTTGAGGTAACGCTCAAATTCACGGGCAATGGACTCACCGCTGGCCTCCGGGAGATCCGCGGTGTCCTTGGCCTCTTCCAGCTGCCGGACATATGCGGCGATTTCCGGGTCCTCTGTGGCCAGCTCATCCACCCCGCGCTCCCAGGCGGCCGCCTCCTCCGCCAGCTCGTGAGTGTCCAACGGGACCTGGAGAAGCTCCTCCACCCGGTTCAGGAGGGCCAGCTGCGCCTTGGGCGAAGGGGCCTGGGCCACGTAATGCGGGACGGCCGCCCATAAGGACAGGGTGGGAATGCCAGCCAGCAATGCCACCTCCGACAGGACGCCAACAATGCCGACCGGCCCCTCGTACTGGGACGGTTCCAGGTTGAGCCGTTCCCGCAACTGGGGATCATCCGAAGAGGTACTCACGGGAATCGGCCTGCTGTGGGGGACATCAGCCAGGAGCGCACCCACCAGGACCACATAGTCAACCTTCAAAGCCTCGGCATGGACCAGCAGTTCCGCCGTGTAGGCACGCCACTTGTACGACGGCTCAATGCCCTGGACAAAGATGACGTCCACATTGGAATCCGGTGCAGCCGCCTTGTAGATGCGGGTGGAGGGCCACTTGATCTTTCGTTCACCCGCGGCGTTCCGGCGGACGGTAGGGCGGGTGAACTGGAAATCGTAGTATTCGTCGGCATCGATGGACGCGACCTTCTTACCGCCCCATGCCTTGTTGAGGTAGCGCAATGAGTCGCTTGCGGCCTCACCGGCATCGTTCCAGCCCTCAAACGCCGCCAGCATCACCGTGATGCGCTCCCCGTCAGCCACTGGCAGCAGGAACTGGTCCTGTTCAGGCGCGGCGCCTGGTTCCGTGGTGTCTCCGTCGAAGCTATTCATTTCTTCACCCTACGTCCAAGGACCGGGGCGATGCAGTGAATACAGGTCCCAAAAAGGCCGCCGGCCGCGATTCCGCCTGCCCGCGGCGGGCCATATTCGCCAAGGGCGTACCCCACGGCTGGCATTCAGCCCCGCACCGTAGACTGAAGCCATGCGATCCTTACCCTCCGATTCACCGCTCCGCGCCGTACTTTGGGACATGGACGGGACCATCGTGGACACAGAACCGTACTGGATCGCCGCGGAACACGCGCTCGTGGAAGCCCACGGCGGCAGCTGGTCGCACGACCAGGCCACCCAACTCGTGGGGCAGGCACTGACGTTTTCGGCCGGGGTCCTGCAGGAGGCAGGAGTGCGGCTGGAGACCAGGGAGATCATCGATGCCTTGACTGCCGAGGTCATTGAGAGCGTCCAGCGCGCCGTGCCGTGGCGCCCCGGAGCGAGGGAACTGCTCGATGACCTGCACCAGGCCGGCGTGCGGTGCGCGTTGGTGACCATGTCCGAAGGGCCCCTGGCCCGCGAGATCGTGGCAAACCTGCCCAAGCCCTACTTTGAGTTCCTGGTGACGGGAGACACCGTCACCCAGGGGAAACCCCATCCGGAGGCGTACCTCAAGGCGGTGGCACTGCTTCAGGAGGCTGACCCGGGACTGACCATCGACCATTGCGTCGCGCTGGAAGATTCGGCACCCGGCGTTGCCGCGGCCCTCGCGTCAGGCGTCGCCACCGTGGCCATTCCGCATATTGTTCCCCTCCCCGAGGATCCGCGGCACACAACCTGGTCTTCGCTGGCGGGGCGCTCCGTGTCCGAACTGGAGGCCATTGCGGCGGGCAGCCTGGCAGCCGCGTCCGGCTCGGAACCGGCTCTTGGGAGCCTGTCTTGAGCGACACGCCGGCCCCAACCCGGAAGGAAGGGATCCGCCTCGGCCGGATCGCCGGGATCCCGGTCATCCTGGCTTACTCGTGGTTTGTGATTGCAGCCTTTACAGTCATCGTCTATGGTCCGGTCCTGCTTCAGCGAAATCCCGCTCTTGGCACCACCGCCTACTACGTGGCCTTCGCGTACGCGTTGCTCCTGCTTATTTCGGTCCTGGTCCACGAGCTGGCGCACGCCCTCACCGCCAAGATCTACGGCTGGCCCACGCAGAAAATCGTCCTCAACCTCTGGGGCGGCCACACCCAGTTCGAGAACTTCACGGCCTCGCCCGGCCGCTCCGTCATCGTGGCACTGGCCGGACCCGCCGCCAACCTGGTCCTCGCCGGCGGGGCCTGGCTTGTGCTGTCCGGCAGCAGCCTGGGCGTTGTGGCGGACACCCTGACCAACATCTTTATGTGGGCCAACTTCGTCATCGGCATCTTCAACGTCCTGCCGGGACTCCCGCTGGACGGGGGACGCATCGTGGAATCAGCCGTCTGGAAAGCCACCGGCAGCCAGGCCAGGGGGACCGTCGCCGCCGGCTGGGCAGGCCGGCTTATTGTGGTGGCTTTGGGCCTTTGGTTCATTGTCATGCCGCTGCTGTCCGGGGACACCCCTGACTTCAGCTTCCTGATGATCACCGTCCTTGTGGGCGGATTCCTGTGGATGGGTGCCAGCGCGGCAATCCAGCAGGGAACCCTGCGCGGCAGGCTGCATCTGGTGAGCGCAACCGCCTTGGCAACTCCCGCCGTCGGCATTCCCGCCACGGCCACCGTGGCCGACATCCGGCGACTCTCGACGGACGGGACTGCGGTGGTGACCTGCGGACCCGAGGGCCGGCCGGAGGGCGTGGTCGACCCGGGTGCCCTCGCTGCGGTTCCCGAGTCTGCTGCGGAATCCACCCCTGCGACGGCGGTCTCGTACGCCCTCGTGCCCGGCGCCTATGTGCCCGAGTGGTCCCAGGGGCAGGAGCTGATCCAATACCTCTCCCAGCTCGAGGGCCGGGAATATGCCGTGGTGGATCACCACGGCGTTGTGACGGGACTGCTGTCGCAGAATGCCATCGTGAGCGCCATCACCGGCAAAGCCGTCCGGTCAAAGAAACATCCGCAGAACCAAAGCCGGTAGAGTTGCATGCCGGCCCTGCACTTGCCGCCGGAAGGCTGCCCCGGGCCTGAACGCGCCGGACGGTCAGACTCCGTGTATGCGCCCACAGTCTTACAGGAGCGAGGAAATTCATGAGCAGCGAATCTGCCGCCGATACCGCAACACCATCCACAACGGCGTTGTCCACCACAAGTGGGGCTGCCGGCGTCACCCAGCCGGTAGGTGCTGCCCGCCGCCGCGGACCTTTCCGTGAAGGCGAGCGGGTCCAGCTGACCGACGAACGCGGCCGTATGAACACCATCACCCTCGAAACCGGGGGAGCCTTCCACACCCACCGGGGCTTTCTTAACCATGATGAGATCATCGGCAAGGCAGACGGCTCGGTGGTGGTCAACAACGTTGGCCAGCAGTACCAGACCCTGCGCCCGCTCCTCTCCGACTTCGTCCTTTCCATGCCCCGCGGCGCCGCAGTGGTGTATCCCAAGGATGCCGGACAGATCGTCACCATGGCCGATATCTTCCCCGGTGCCAGGGTTGTTGAAGCCGGAGTGGGGTCAGGCGCGCTGTCCATCTCGCTGCTGCGCGCCGTGGGCGACAACGGCTACCTCCATTCCTTCGAACGCCGCGAAGAGTTCGCAGACATTGCCCGGGGCAATGTGGAGACGATCTTCGGCGGCCCGCACCCCGCCTGGAAAATTTCGCTCGGCGATTTCCAGGAGGAAGTGGTCCGCACCGAAGCTCCCGGTTCCGTCGACCGCGTCGTCCTGGACATGCTGGCTCCCTGGGAGTGCCTCGACGCCGTCGCCACGGTGCTGGCACCCGGTGGGGTCTGGATCAACTACGTCGCCACCGTCACGCAACTGTCCCGGACCGCCGAGGCCATCCGGGCAGATGGCCGGTTCACCGAACCCGACGCCTGGGAATCCATGGTCCGCGGCTGGCACCTGGAGGGGCTCGCGGTCCGCCCGGACCACCGCATGGTGGCCCACACGGGCTTCCTCCTGGTCACCCGCCGCCTTGCCGACGGCGTCACCGGCATTTCCGTGAAACGCCGCCCTTCGAAGACAGATTTCAACGAGGAAGATGTCAACGCCTGGACCCCCGGGGCAGTGGGTGAACGGCTGGTCTCGGACAAGAAACTCCGCCGCGCGGCACGCGATGCCATCGCCGGAACCAACGTCAAGGACGGCCCGGAGATCACGGAATAGTCCACATTTCGGGAGTCTCCAGCAGTACCTGCCAAGTTGGGGCTAAGGTCTTAATAAGAAGCGCAGGAAGGGGCTGATGCATCATGGAGACGCCGAATCAGGACTCCGGACGTACACCGGCGGAGCAGGCTGCCGCCAATGAGCTGTCCGTTGCCGACAGGCAGGTCAATGTCCTTCGGGACAAACTGCGGCACATCGATCGGCAGCTTGCTGCTGCAACGCAGAACAATACCAAGCTGGTCAGCATGCTGGAGGCGGCGAAAGCCGAGATCCTGCGCCTGAAAAATGCCCTGGACCAGGAGGGCCAGCCGCCGTACAGCTTTGGCACCATCCTGCAGCTCAATCCCCGGCGCATGCCATCAGCCGGGAACAGCGGCCAGGCCGTCACCGAGGAGTCTGCGGACATCTTCAACGCGGGCCGGAAAATGCGGGTGGGAATCAGCCCGCTGGTAAACATCGGCCAGCTGTCCGTGGGCCAGGAAGTCCTGCTCAACGAGGCACTGCTGATTGTTGCCGGCCTGGGTTATGAACGCGCGGGCGAACTCGCCACCCTTAAGGAAATGCTGGGCACGGACCGTGCGCTGGTGGTGGGCCGGGCGGATGAGGAACGCGTCATCAGGCTGTCCGGCGCTCTCCTCGCCGAGAAGCTCAGGGTCGGTGACGCGCTCTCAATCGATTCCCGCACCGGTTATGCCCTCGAAAAAGTGCCCCGCTCCGAGGTGGAAAACCTGGTCCTCGAAGAGGTGCCGGACATCACCTACGAGGACATCGGCGGTCTCGGCCCACAGATTGAACAGATCCGGGATGCCGTGGAGTTGCCCTTCCTGCACCCGGACCTCTACCGGGAACACGGCCTGAAGGCCCCCAAGGGCATTCTTCTGTATGGTCCGCCGGGCTGCGGCAAAACGCTTATTGCCAAGGCGGTAGCCAACTCCCTCGCTGCACGGGCAGCGGAGCGGACCGGCAACGTGGACCTGAAGAGTTACTTCCTTAACATCAAGGGCCCCGAACTCCTGGATAAGTACGTGGGCGAAACGGAACGCCACATCCGCCTGATCTTCTCCCGGGCCCGGGAGAAGGCCTCGGACGGCAGCCCGGTCGTGGTCTTCTTTGACGAGATGGATTCCCTCTTCCGCACCCGCGGCACGGGAATTTCCTCCGACGTCGAGACCACCATCGTGCCTCAGCTCCTGAGCGAAATTGATGGCGTGGAGCGGCTGGACAACGTCATCGTCATCGGCGCATCCAACCGCGAGGACATGATTGATCCTGCCATCCTCCGGCCGGGCCGGCTCGATGTGAAGGTGAAGATCCAGCGGCCTGATGCCGAAGCCGCGGCGGACATCTTCAACAAATACATCACCACGGACCTGCCGTTCCACGAGTCTGACCTCGCCGAACACGACGGCGACGTCCAGGCCACCGTGGACGCCATGATCCAGCGCACGGTTGAAGCCATGTACTCCACGGAGAAATCCAACGAGTACTTGGAAGTCACCTACGCCAACGGTGACACCGAGATGCTGTACTTCAAGGACTTCAATTCCGGCGCCGTGGTTCAGAACGTGGTGGACCGGGCCAAGAAGTACGCCATCAAGGACCTTCTCACCCTGCATCAGAAGGGTCTCCGGATCGAGCACCTCCTGCGGGCCGTCGTGGATGAATTCCGCGAACACGAGGACATGCCCAACACCACCAACCCGGATGACTGGGCACGCATCTCCGGTAAGAAGGGGGAGCGGATTACGTACATCCGCACCATTGTCCAAGGCAAGGCAGGACAGGAGCCCGGCAAGTCCATCGAAACGATGCCCACCACGGGACAGTACCTATGACCGCAGTTCCGGAACGACCCGCAGGGGAATCGCTCCCCGTCGGCGGTGCCATGCGCGTCATGGGTGCCGAGACGGAGTACGGCATCCACGCCCCGTCCGCCCCCGGAGCCAACGCCACCATGATGTCTGCGCGCGTAGTCCAGGCATACGCCCAGGTGACCCGGCAGCGGGCTGCAGGCGGGGCTGAAACCCGGTGGGACTACACCGATGAGGAGCCGCTGCACGACGCCCGTGGCTGGACGCTTGAACGCGCCTCCGCCCACCCCAGCCAGCTCACGGACCAGCCGCCGGTGCTCGACGCCGAAGCGGTGGCACTGGCATACGGCCGCGAGGAACTTGAGCTGGACGGCGAGGATGAGTCCGGCAGCCTGCTGATGAACATGGTGCTCGGGAATGGCGCCCGGCTGTACGTGGACCACGCCCACCCCGAGTATTCCAGCGCCGAGGTGACGAACCCCCGTGATGCTGTGATTTGGGATGCCGCCGGGGATCAGGTGGCGCTGGCAGCGGTGCGGCGCCTTGCCGCGGACCCCGAGCTTCCGCCGATCAACCTGTACAAGAACAACACGGACAACAAGTCCGTCTCTTATGGCTCCCATGAGAACTACCTCATGCCCCGCTCTGTGCCGTTCGGGGACATCGTGCGCGGCCTCACCCCGTTCTTCGTCACACGCCAGATCATCTGCGGCTCCGGCCGCGTGGGACTCGGCCAGGACAGTTCCACGCCCGGCTACCAGATCAGCCAGCGCGCGGACTTTTTTGAAGCCGAGGTTGGGCTGGAGACGACGATCCGCCGGCCCATCATCAACACCCGGGACGAACCCCACGCCACTGCCGACAAATACCGGCGCCTGCACGTCATTATCGGCGACGCGAACCTCAGCCAGTCCTCGAATTACCTCAAGTTCGGCACCACCGCGCTGGTGCTCAGCCTGATTGAGGCCGGCCTGGCGCCCAAGGTGGAGGTCTACGAGCCGGTGCAGGCCCTTCAGGCGGTCAGCCACGATACCTCCCTGACCACGAAACTCAGGTTGGTGGACGGACGCCGGGTGACGGCGTTGGATCTGCAATGGATGTACCACGAGGCGGCGGCCAAACTGGCGCAGGACACAGGCGTTGCCGATGCCGTGGACGGGGACGGCCACACCCACGACGTTCTGGAACGCTGGGCCACCACCCTGACACAGCTCGATGCCGACCGGGGTGCGGCGGCGACGTCCGTTGAGTGGCTGGCCAAACTTTCGCTGCTGGAGGGCTACCGGGAACGTGACAATCTCGCCTGGAGTGATGCCAGGCTGGGTTTGGTTGACCTCCAATGGGCCGATATCAGGCCCGAAAAGGGCCTGTACTACCGTTTCCTGGCCAGGAACCGGATGCAGCGGATTGTCGACGACGCCGTGATCGCCGCCGCTGTGACCGAACCGCCGCCGGATACCCGCGCGTTCTTCCGCGGACGCTGCGTCAGCAGTTTCGGCAAAGACGTGGTAGGCGCCAGCTGGGACTCTGTCATCTTCGATGTCCCCGGCTACGGGCGCTTGCAGCGGGTCCCGACAAGGGAGCCGCTGCGCGGCACCAAGGCCCTTACGGGAGGACTCTTCACCCGGCACCGCACAGCCGGGCCGTTCCTCGCGGAACTCCTCGGGCACACCAGCGCTCCGCCTCCGGCGTAAACCGCCCCGACGGGCTCACAGCGTGGCAATATGGGCGTATCAGCAGATCCGCCCGGATCCGATGATCGCAGAAGGAGAGATTAAGATGGCAGGCCAGGAACAACAGCAGCCACAGTCGCGGGACAGCGAAGTCGAAGACGACATCCCCGAGGCACCGCCCGCGGCCCCCGACGCGCAGGCTTCAGCCGCCACCCAGGGCGTAGATGACCTCCTGGATGAAATCGACGGCGTCCTTGAGTCCAACGCCGAGGAATTCGTCCGCGCCTTCGTCCAAAAGGGCGGCCAGTAACCCGGATCCACGCGGGGCGGTAGCCGCGCACCGGCCGAAAGCTGTACCGACGTAGAAGGACCACGTTCAAGGAGTGCACCAGTGCAGGAATCAACCGCCAACCAGGTAGCCGGCAACGCGACGTCGTCATTTACCGAGCATCTGCAGCGGGACCGGCCGGACCTGCTCCCGTACAACCGTTCGCTGACTGCGGCAGCCGCGCAGGCTACGCCGCTGCAGGTGCCGCACGCCACCACGATCGTGGCAATGAGCTACGGCGGCGGCGTGCTGATGGCAGGGGACCGGCGCGCCACCATGGGCAACGTCATAGCAAGCCGGCACATCGAGAAAGTCTTCCCGGCGGACCGGTACTCAGTCCTGGGCATCGCAGGGACTGCGGGTATTGCCATTGACCTGACCCGGCTTTTCCAGGTGGAACTGGAACACTACGAAAAAATTGAAGGCACACTCCTCAGCCTCGATGGCAAAGCCAACCGGCTTGGTGCCATGATCCGCGGGAACCTTCCCATGGCCCTGCAGGGCCTGGCCGTGGTCCCGCTGTTTGCCGGTTTCGATACCACAGCCGGCGTGGGCCGCCTGTTCTCGTACGACGTCACCGGCGGCCGGTACGAAGAACGCGAGCACCATACGGTGGGCTCCGGCTCGGTTTTTGCCCGCGGTGCCCTGAAAAAGCTCTGGCGCCCCGGCCTGACGGAAGCGGAGGCAGTTTCTGTCGCGGTGGAGTCGCTCTATGACGCAGCCGACGACGATTCCGCAACCGGCGGCCCGGATCCGGTCCGGCAACTGTGGCCGGTGGTGTACACCGTGAACCGCGAGGGTGCCCGGCGCATCCCCGAACCGGAGCTTGCGGCCGTTGCGGGGAGCATCATTGACGCCAGGTCCGCTGAGCGACGGGAGGCCTGAGATGACGCAGCAGTTCTACGTTTCTCCAGAACAACTGATGAAGGACCGTGCGGACTTCGCACGGAAAGGCATCGCCCGCGGCAGGTCCGTGGTGGTCATCAGCTGCCAGGACGGGATTGCCCTGGTGGCCGAGAACCCCTCGCCGTCGCTGCACAAGATCGGTGAAATCTACGACAAAATCGCCTTCGCGGCCGTCGGGAAGTACAACGAATTTGAAAGCCTGCGCCAGGCAGGCGTCCGGTACGCCGACGTCCGGGGCTACTCCTACGACCGCGAGGACGTGACAGCCCGCGGCCTCGCGAGCGTCTACGCGCAAAGCCTGGGCGCCGTTTTCACAGCCGAACAGAAGCCATTCGAAGTGGAACTGGCCGTCGCCGAAGTAGGCGCATCCCCGGAGCAGGACCACCTTTACCGGCTGACGTTCGACGGGTCGATCGCGGACGAACACGGCTTCATCGTGATGGGCGGCCAGGCGGAGCGGGTTTCCGCCGTGATTGCCGACGGCTGGCGGTCCTCGCTGCGCTTTGCTGACGCGGTCCGGCTGGCGATCGGCGGCCTCGCCACCGGCACTGAGCAGGGCGAGTCAGGAGCGACCCTTCCGGCGAAGGCCGTAGAGGTGGCCGTCCTGGACAGGCAGTCGGAAACGGCCCGCGGCTTCCGCCGGGCGTTCCGGCGATTGAACGATGCCGACATTACGGCGCTGCTGGCGGAGGAGGCCTGAGATGGATAAGAGGATCTTCGGTATTGAAACCGAATTCGGGATCTCGTATTCGAGTCCCGATTCACGCCCACTGGCACCGGAGGAGGTGGCCCGATACCTGTTCCGCAAGGTGGTCAGCTGGGGGCGTTCGTCCAACGTGTTCCTGACCAATGGCTCGCGGCTCTACCTCGACGTCGGCTCCCACCCCGAGTACGCCACCGCCGAGTGCGATGACCTCGCCCAGCTGATCGCGCATGACCGGGCCGGCGAGCTCATCCTCGATGACCTTGTGGACGAGGCGCAGGCCAGGCTGGCCGCCGAGGGCTTCAACGGCACCGTCTATCTCTTCAAAAACAACACCGACTCTGCCGGCAATTCCTATGGCAGCCATGAGAACTACCTGATCCCGCGCCGGGGCGAGTTTTCCCGGCTGGCGGAGATTCTCATCCCCTTCCTGGTCACCCGCCAGCTGATCGCGGGTGCAGGCAAGATCCTGAAGACGCCGCACGGGGCGACGTTCGCGTTCTCACAGCGCGCCGACCACATTTGGGAGGGTGTCTCGTCGGCCACCACCAGGTCCCGGCCCATCATCAACACCAGGGACGAGCCGCACGCCGACGCCGAATTTTTCCGGCGGCTCCACGTCATCGTGGGTGACTCGAACATGTCCGAGAGCACAGCCCTGATCAAGGTCGGCACGGTGGACCTCATCCTCCGCATGATCGAAGCCGGGGTAATCATGCGGGACATGCGGATGGAGAATCCCATCCGCAGCATCCGGGAGATCTCGCACGATCTCAGCG
The window above is part of the Pseudarthrobacter sp. IC2-21 genome. Proteins encoded here:
- the prcA gene encoding proteasome subunit alpha, translated to MTQQFYVSPEQLMKDRADFARKGIARGRSVVVISCQDGIALVAENPSPSLHKIGEIYDKIAFAAVGKYNEFESLRQAGVRYADVRGYSYDREDVTARGLASVYAQSLGAVFTAEQKPFEVELAVAEVGASPEQDHLYRLTFDGSIADEHGFIVMGGQAERVSAVIADGWRSSLRFADAVRLAIGGLATGTEQGESGATLPAKAVEVAVLDRQSETARGFRRAFRRLNDADITALLAEEA
- the pafA gene encoding Pup--protein ligase, whose translation is MDKRIFGIETEFGISYSSPDSRPLAPEEVARYLFRKVVSWGRSSNVFLTNGSRLYLDVGSHPEYATAECDDLAQLIAHDRAGELILDDLVDEAQARLAAEGFNGTVYLFKNNTDSAGNSYGSHENYLIPRRGEFSRLAEILIPFLVTRQLIAGAGKILKTPHGATFAFSQRADHIWEGVSSATTRSRPIINTRDEPHADAEFFRRLHVIVGDSNMSESTALIKVGTVDLILRMIEAGVIMRDMRMENPIRSIREISHDLSGRALVRLANGRQLTALEIQQEYLTKVTAFVQEHGAHNPHVPLILDLWERTLKAIESGNTSTIDTEIDWAIKKKLMDNYRERHGLGLDAPRIAQLDLTYHDISRTRGLYYLLQSRGAVRRIVDDTVIKDAVDVPPQTTRAKLRGDFVRRAQELGRDYTVDWVHLKLNDRAHQTILCKDPFRSVDDRVDALLGSMG